From the Candidatus Spechtbacterales bacterium genome, the window CGGCAGGCAGGCAAAAAAGGAAAAGTAAATGAAACCGCAGATACTAAAAAAACAACAAACAAAAAAACTGCCGAAGAGGAGAAAAAATAAGCTTGCTTCGCGAGCAGGTATCAGGTTTTAGCTTTTAGGTATTGGACTAATACCTAAAAGCTAAAACCTATCACCTTCCGCCAGTCGGCGGATTGTGAGGCGAAGCCGAACAAAAACATATGTCAATGGAACAAATTCAAAAACTTAGACAAGAAACCGGCGCGGGTATAATGGATGTTAAAAATGCCATTACTGAAGCCGATGGAGACGAAGAAAAGGCGAGAGAAATTTTACGCAAGAAAGGCGCTGCTTTGGCGGCAAAAAAGGGTGCGCGTGAAACACATGAAGGTCTTGTTGTATCTTACATACACGCGGGAGGTAAAATAGGAGTTTTGCTCAAACTGTATTGCGAAACTGATTTTGTTGCACGCACGGAAGATTTCCATGCCTTAGCGGATGATTTGGCTATGCATATTGCGGCTATGGACCCTGAGTATATTTCTGTAGAAAACATACCCGAGGATGTTATAGAAACAGAGAAA encodes:
- a CDS encoding translation elongation factor Ts, giving the protein MSMEQIQKLRQETGAGIMDVKNAITEADGDEEKAREILRKKGAALAAKKGARETHEGLVVSYIHAGGKIGVLLKLYCETDFVARTEDFHALADDLAMHIAAMDPEYISVENIPEDVIETEKRIYKEQFADSDKPEDVIEKIIDGKVEKFASEVCLLGQSFVKNPDKKIGDIIQEYIAKLGENIQVGGFARYEL